The Myxocyprinus asiaticus isolate MX2 ecotype Aquarium Trade chromosome 6, UBuf_Myxa_2, whole genome shotgun sequence region gttagtctatttttttttttttaaataactgtttaaatgcatttattatgaaagtatacataaGTAATCATATATCACAATCTGAGCACTatttgattattggttgtgttaatctttaactttACTGTGCTTTCCCAGAGTTTTCTCATGTCAGTACCATTGTCTCTGCTATGGCTGAGAACACAGAGCATTCTTGTAACATCAGCACTATCAATGTCCTCAAgtgccctctcctgggtcacacacagTCTAGGCTTTCTATGTTAGTACATTTCTATAGTTTTGGTATAAAAATCTACTAGGAGGTCAAATataatctaacgatgatcttatatgATCAGATGTAACAGATCCCGTCTCCACCACCACAGCACATGGActgctgtttgtgaaaggataagtgaataaaaatatgtcatattgtgaaaataatgtctttgcatttattttgaatgcagtaaataatattgttctatCGAAAATGGCtgtgatatggaatatgatcatattttagaaaaacatcatttattgtatgtgggttaataatttaagcagttaagacacatattgtatgtctgatggtaCTTTTAATTCCTAAGTACAcaaattcttaggctttagaagtgttaAACGTGTGAGAATGTGTATTCATCAAtctgttacatgtccgacataatcacACATGCTCATTGAACCGAGTTTAAACTTGGTTTGCTGacatttcagaaaagaacccacataatttcttcactgtaaaccatagatattacTTTTATTAACGGACATTATTACATTCTgtaaagcttaaaagattattaaaactgcagcgctgcctatttccaccattgaaatctgcagctcaaaagaacccggaagcacGGTTTCCTGaggtgtgacgtcagagtaatttctTCTATAAATATTTTCAGGTCCTACTGTGGCAAAGGCTGGCATACTGGAGTAACAGGTGCAATACTATGGCAAAGGCGCTAGCGTGTTAGCATTAGcccatgtaaacattacaaattacacaatctAACGCAAATATCTTTCAATCATCATCAAGTTGTTTTAACAGTTTCTTTTACTGatttcatgtggattccattcacaGAATGAATCAATAATCAATTAATCAATAAACTTATACAAATACCATCCCTTGGGAAATATTGACAAACCATACATTTTCATAGTCATCTATATATTCATGACATCTTTCATCagactaaatatatatattattattattatttatttatttatttattttttgctttacacagagctTATACTATAGATCCGAATAAGGAAGTCTGTTTATGTGGTCTCTGATGTGAAGCACTTTTTTCTTCATATCcatatttggatgatttctgCGCTGCAGCGGCGTGATTAAATGGATAACATACAATATACAGATGACCACGGATTTCAAGATTATACGAGACACGTATCATATGTAtgcagtaaatgtaaacatatataaacaaagtgaTGGAGTGCCCACCGTCAGTACAGTGAGCATCAACAGTTTAACACGATTTTATGTTTAACATGAATTTGAGTTCATTTGAAATTCATACATGTAACTTTTAGATTTGCTTTTGTTTGGTTCTTTGTGACTTTGTTGAATCTCAAACCATTATGATATTGTTATTATGCACAAGTATGCTGAGTCTAAGTAAACTGTGCAAATATTCAACTGTTTCGTTTTGCTTTAGGTGTATTTTGTAAGTTTGCCAAGCTTAAATTCAAATGTCTTGCTTTAGTCTACACTCTGGAAGTGTTCTGTTAACTCTCAAAACTATAATTactaaaactaatatatataaaaatgaaatatgaatgtttaaaaaaaaactaaaactaacaaaatcaTTAATGAAACCAACTAAACTGAAATGTATAGCACATTTGAAAacgatataaaataaaaaatgatttgaaaatgcaaaactataataaccttggtgccatcacttccccaggtaaacggcacacacgtacacggccgtccatgtgatgtaaaagtaaacgagactcatcggaccaggcgaccttcttccactgctctaaGGTCCGGCTTCGATgcttgtgtgcccattgtaggcgctttcgacggtggacaggtgtcatcatgggcactctgtccggtctgcagctacgcagccccatacgcagcagggtgcgacgcactgtgttgtgacacattcctcccttaaccatcattacatttttctgtgacttgtgccactgcagaccttctgtcggttcagacaaGATGGGATATCCTTCTTTGCCCtcgtgcattgatgagccttgtgcgcccaacaccctgtcaccggtttgtggtttgtcagtCCTCGGACCActatcggtaggtactcaccactgctgaccgggagcaccccacaagacttgtcgtttcagagatgctctaaccccgtctggccataacaatttggcccttgtcaaagtcactcagcccacattcaacacgttgactgcaaaaaactgattgttcgcttacaatCTAATCTACCAAaaacttgacatgtggccttgttaggagatgatcaatgttattcacttcacctgtgagtggccataatgttttggctcatcagtgttctgtatataatcattaattttataTCAACTCTGCCTGTATGTTCTAGGTATAAAAAATGATTACAATGATTGTATTTATTAAAGATGATTTTGTAATTCTGAATCTAACATATCTGTGCATCTGATACATATCTTTCCATGCTGGTTTCACATAGTTctttaattttgctttttttttttttttttactttacatttatttatattttttttaatatattgctTGTTTCAGTTCTATTGTCTTTTGCAGCTTATTTAATTTtccatcatttttgtgtgtatagCTTGCTTTTATCTCTTTATCTCTTGCACAATAGAGTCTGGCTGCTTAGTTCCCACACATGGTTTCTGTTAGTTTACCACTAACAGCATCTTCACTGGAAAAAAACGCTAACATTTAAACTGGTGTGATGAGAAAATATTTATCTGATAGCAAGTCAGGTCATCTTTTGTCTCAATCAATTGTGGGCAGTGCCCTCTTCCTTTAGACTTCCTGTTTTTACTAGAGACTCTTCATTAACATGAACCTGAAAAAACCCTAGCTGTTGAATTCTCAGTGAATATCATCATCCCATACATTATTCACTTGATTATACCCATAATGTACTCTGATTAAGACTGTACAACCAATGACCTTCCTCACATAGTGCTCTCACTGGCATTCACTATATGGTTAATGAGCGTACAAGTGAGCGAATTGGGACATAGTacctgtcagagtgcccatgaggTAAGGTGGCAACATGCAGATTACGTACTTCCAGGCCAGCCAAGCAATTGCCATTGAGGTGAATGGGAATGCTTATAGACCACTCTTTTCAGAAGAGAGAGCTACTTTTTAAATGGCTATCAAtgttaaacagatttttttggtAAGTTATGGCATctgccagcaggggctaactTCACCCCCACCCACACCTTCACCCCCTGTATTTAAAGAcatggttcacctaaaaatgaaaatactcaccttcatgccatcccagatgtgtactttcttctgcagaatacaaacgaagatttttagaagaatatttcagctctgcaggtccatacaattcaagtgaatggtgaccagatctttcaagctccaaaaatcacaaaggcatcataaaagtaatctatacaactcatattttagtcctttttttaaattataaatcttgacctgtttctaacccacacctattatactgcttctgaagacatacagtgTATTAAAcatctggagtcgtatggattacttttatgcttacttcatgtgatttttttggagcttgaaaggtctggccaccattcacttgcattgtatggacctgcaaagatgagatattcttctaaaaatctttgtgttcagcagaagaaagaaagtcatacacatctgggatggcatgaaagtgaataaatgatgagagaattctcatttttgtgtgaaccatcTCTTTAACAGACATACAAGCATAACTTCAACCTATGAAGAATCACAAAAAGTGCAGAATCTGAGCTCAGTGAAGGGGCCGTTAGCAAAAATTAACGGTCTTTAAAgagtaaatatgtatttattttgccaGACAAGCAAGCGACTAAAACAGTATTTAAAAGTCTCATAGTAGTATTAAAAAGTATACTTCTGTGCTTAGCGGACATTGTGATTATTACCAAAGAAACTATTGACAAAtgttgagcttttttttttttcttttggtcacAGCATTACTCAATGCAAATTCACATGAAAGCAGAACACATCACatgaaagtgagtcagcttcccTGAAATAACCCAGTATCATTTTCATGCATATCATTTTGACATGCAGGTCTTTTAAATAACTGTTTGGTTTAgcattatataaaacaataatgatgtatggtatgtcctcatttagatcaAATCGCCTACCTACATTATAGTCACCAGCCAACGGGCCATATGACAAAAACAACTTAATAAACATCCTAAATAATgacttaatacattttcaaaaagtttttcATTTGGGGTAGTTTTAGGGGTATAGTTAGATTAAAATAGTATTAGTTCAGTATAAAaacacaatagaagtcaatggaaatctccaccattataaaaaaacaaaaacaagtgtgtgtgtgtgtgtgtgtgtgagagagaaagagagattaagATCTTCTAAGTTTTTCTCTGATATGAACAGTGATGACTGCAGACATCATGATCACCAGGGATACAGAGAACAGCACTGTCTTCAGCAGACACAGAGACACACCAGCAGGGGGAGACACTGCTGCACCTAACCAATGTACAAAGTTTCATAGATCTTATTGCTGTACAAGTCTGGATATAATGTATTAACACAATCTCTGAAGCACAAGTTAATTTTAAACTTTAATtctaatgtatgtatgtatagggttgggaagtaacggaatacatgtaacgggattacatatttaaaatacaaattatgagtaactgtattccactagttacaatttaaatggttggtaatcagaatacagttagaatataaaagtattttgattacttaagagattactttgcattttattgtcatcttttcagttggaaacatttatGCCTATCCAtatatgatgcgatccaaagagcatttggacagtggtgaaacactttaaGATGCGTTACATGCATacgcaaaaatcgtattcttgatgagaattttttttatcgTTTTTCTGTGAAAACTATCTAAaactctttaaaacaagatacattttctttagaagcaacactgcataagatatttaggtttttcagaaaatgtatttttaacgtgtattttgtcttactgtacaagcagattttttttatagtcaaaacaagtgaaaaaaatccaccagttctgaagaagtaatccaaagtatttagattacgtcactgaatttgagtaatctaacaaaatgcgttagaaattacattttacagcatgtattctgtaatctgtagtggaatacacttttaaagtaactctcccaaccctgatgtatgtatgtatgtatgtgtgcatgttttaGAATAGGACGTGTATTTACTTTCATGTAGGGAACAAAGTTGTTCAGTATCTTTTGTTTCACTCTTCCAGCTGATGAGGTTGCTATGGTTACAGATGATGGAGTCCTCAGTGAAATGCAGGATGAGAGTGATAATGCCGAAGGATGCAATTTCCACATGAGAGCACCTGTAATTTTGAAAGGTAGAGCTGAGGGTGAGGTCATGACCTCTACAGGTGACGTTCATAGTACAGGAGTAATTGCTGGAGCAGTTAGAGACAACAGTCAGGACAGGAGCCTCCACTGCATctgaaacaaacacaacaaaatatTCAACAAAAACAAACGAAGGTCAGTAATGCATACATTATACAAAGACTAAATCAACAGCAAGTCTGCACAAAAACAAGGTCTCCTCCACTAAAGAATTTCTGTCACTCGAAAAGTCATTAGGATAACTGgagaaggatttttaaaaatcattttagagATTTCACTGACTTCATAACAGACCATTTTGTGATATAATAGTTGtattaatgattaaatattacGTAATAATATCAACAAGCCTAATTCTTAGACCTCTCAATATCAGTGTCCAGTAGATCGAAAGGAAACTGCAGTAAAGAAACTTTAACTTGCTCATAATATGAATATAAGAACATAAATGACAATCATCTCATACATAACAACTCCCTCATTAACCTCACCTATAACAGATACTTCATATTCAGCAACATGCGTCTCATTTTCTCTAGTTGTTTGAACTCTGTAGACTCCTCTGTCAGTCTTCTGCATGTTCTTCAGTGTTAGAGAGAAGGTGTCAGTATTGAACTCCACTCTATTCTCATATGGACTGTAAGGTTTCATAACTCTAGGCTCCCTTGTAAAACGCACTATATTTTCGGATTTATCATTCATCCAGACCAATGCATTAAACTGTTGCAGTTTATCAGTCTGTATATCCAGTGTAACAGAACCTCCCGTCAGCACAAACCTGGAGTATTCATCACTGGACACTGAGGAGAAAGAGACAAAATGTACAGTTACagcatgcttaaagggatagttcacacccaaaattaaaatgtcgtcatcatttactcaccctcatgctgttcaaaATCTATAACCTGactttcttctctggaacacaagGAGAAACTCATCATtttagcatcttttttttcccatacagTGAATGAATGGTGACGGTCTTTTTGCCTAACTTCTCATTTTGTGCTCCAAACAAGAAATGCATGCAGGTTTGAAACATCAAGGGTTAGTACATGGCAGAATATTTACTTATATAGAatataactatccctttaagagatacAGTTTAGTCAGTTTGAAATCTTCTTGGCCATTTACAATTTACTTCTGTTACGTAGGCACCTGTATTTGCTAGATACTGCAAAATTCAATCATACACGAGAAAAATGTTCTGCAACAGAAATATCATTCAGAAGTGGAAAAATAATGTTGCCACACAAGATATATTGCGTTGAATTTAAAGCTACAGACAAGTTTTTAGTATTTCTTTTGAAAAATCAATAATCTCAACCCATAAAACAACATGTAAGATTGCATGCTTTATATTCAGAGTATCTTTTTTCAGTTCTTTTCAACTGAAGAGTTTAGAATGTACATTGGACAACATGTAATTATACATTTatgaaaaagttacatttatatttgcatacacatatatattttgtacatttatgaaaatgtaaaatttatatttgcattcacacacacacacacacatatacacacatacacacacacaattttttaattttaatttattttttacataaagacAGAAAACTCTATTACCATTTAGGCCGACAGAAACATTGTTAAAATTACAAATCGGCAATTAAGCAGCAAACACATGGTCAAGTCGTTAAACTGGACACGTTACCTCTAGTGGAGACCACAATAATAATGAAGATTACGACATGGTCAGTGAATGCCATTATAACCAACAGAATGAGAGGAATAGTCTCTGCGTTTATTTCAGTTTCTCCGGAAGGCCTTCGAatctagggttagggttagctcTGCTAAGTTGATGCTAtatttgatataatttttttatatagtggTTTTGAAGCATCTTCAAAGAAAAGCAAGCCTTGATGTCTGAAGAGCAGTTCGATGAACTGATGCCAGAACAGTGtgaaagatgtaaaaaaaaataataataaattctctcatcatatgaAATAATTTTGTACATGCACAATTCAATTAAATATGCCTAGGCATCTTCgaatgctttctttttttttcaggttaAAAAATAATGCCTCATTTTTTGAAAGACCAACAGCACAGTCATGTTACCTGTAGCCTACATTCAGGATAAATGTCACCCATGCTCTCTACATTTCTGTCTCTAGGACACAGATGTAAACATATATTTCAGAACATTTCAAGAGTGAAGAGGTTGAcatgagaataaaataaaacaaagatacaGAGAAAACGGTTTTAAAAAGGTATATtaccggttcaatacaagttaagctcaattgacagcatttgtggcataatattaattaattaaaaaatttagacccatctttttctttaaaaaaaataaaatacaattctaggttacattgaggcacttaaaatggaagtgaatggggccaattatggactcgttctttcgcccatctgcactatttttaattgtaaacatgcactggatggacatctttgaccgtttagatgcatttccggcgatgtgcatttcagtgcaggatgatactggaaactggatgtgtgtgcgTAGTTTACACTGTGCTTTGGAGTTTGTATGTGCGTCacgtggatgtgtcttcagcgtatttcagtgctgattgcttgtgaacagtcataaaatgattcaagctttgcaaagcatCCGTTATTGAAGGATGgcacagttaaaaacacttggacccaatcCAAAACTGTAAGTAAAAAGTTCCattaatgaatatttcaaatgtcatgactgtttgatagtttatggtgccgACACCTTGTTAACACCGGGCGCGTCCGTTGAAGTGTCACGACGGCTTGAGGCTGTATACACTTGAGGCTATGTACACTGGGCGCGTTGACACAAACATTCTAAACCTTTATTTGTTGTTGGCAGTAGCAGCACCACCacatgcagtgcaaaatggaatgggacacatTTACTGTGGGCACGATGCGCAGCAAAGTATCCATGGTAGACAAAgcttataatgggttctattgcttttgacgcaatGTGACTCTCGCattccggtgtagacagggtgcgagtgttaacagttgtgcttgagatgaacagtttaatatatttagatgcaatgtgttggatgtgcgttgtgtaacccctaaaattttgttttataatgttgtggagcttgttcattcgcttcagattgagtttcaaaaatggcttaatttgaggggctgcatgctgttagccaatcatacagTGGgagtttacgttgaagttttaaggaggcgcttatgccaaaacagagcatttcagacagtgtgccagaaacagggtggaaaatgatcagatattactaaattatgatttttaaaaaaaaatttaaaaatttttaaacattaaaacaacgTTACTAACTTTATAAATGGAaatcagggaagataataaaactaaaaaaaaaggaaaaaaaaaaaaaaaaagccgtttcattacccctttaaaattggctacaactttacacagaataggttagcaagcgattttatcacactaaaatcatggtaacacacatattgtttattccATGTGGCTATACGTTtagaacagtgagtattttagcatttactgattggcccctattcacttccattgtaagtgcctcactggaactcaggctacgtttacacgacaacgatgtactaaaaatggaaaagtttttcctttgcgtttttgaaaagtttcgtatacagatgacaacgttgtcaaaacgatcccc contains the following coding sequences:
- the LOC127443181 gene encoding uncharacterized protein LOC127443181 isoform X3, producing the protein MQKTDRGVYRVQTTRENETHVAEYEVSVIDAVEAPVLTVVSNCSSNYSCTMNVTCRGHDLTLSSTFQNYRCSHVEIASFGIITLILHFTEDSIICNHSNLISWKSETKDTEQLCSLHESAAVSPPAGVSLCLLKTVLFSVSLVIMMSAVITVHIREKLRRS
- the LOC127443181 gene encoding uncharacterized protein LOC127443181 isoform X2 is translated as MNDKSENINMQKTDRGVYRVQTTRENETHVAEYEVSVIDAVEAPVLTVVSNCSSNYSCTMNVTCRGHDLTLSSTFQNYRCSHVEIASFGIITLILHFTEDSIICNHSNLISWKSETKDTEQLCSLHESAAVSPPAGVSLCLLKTVLFSVSLVIMMSAVITVHIREKLRRS
- the LOC127443181 gene encoding uncharacterized protein LOC127443181 isoform X1 gives rise to the protein MNDKSENIVRFTREPRVMKPYSPYENRVEFNTDTFSLTLKNMQKTDRGVYRVQTTRENETHVAEYEVSVIDAVEAPVLTVVSNCSSNYSCTMNVTCRGHDLTLSSTFQNYRCSHVEIASFGIITLILHFTEDSIICNHSNLISWKSETKDTEQLCSLHESAAVSPPAGVSLCLLKTVLFSVSLVIMMSAVITVHIREKLRRS